CCAGACCCGGGAATCGCGCGCATTGAGCGAGGCGGCCTCTTCGAGAGCGTGTGTCGAGTCCTCGTACTGCCCGCGCCCGAAGTAGATCACGCCGACGTTGTTGAGCGCCTGCGCCTTGAGCTCGCGCGGCAGCCTCTCCGGTGCGCCGCGCTCGAGGGCCAGGACACGCTCGAAGCCCGACAGCGCGGCGCCCGTCTTGCCTTCCTGGAGGTCGACCTGCGCCAGGGCGAAGATGGCGCGCAGCGCTCCGGGAGCGAGCGCCAGGCTCTCCTCGATGCGGCGGCGCGCGCTCACCGGGTCGCCGGCGTTGAGAGAGTCGATCCCCTGCTTGAGCAGGCGGGCTGCGCTGCGCTCACGCTCCTGCATGGCGTCGCGCTGCGCGTTCAGGAAGAGTGCCATGAACTCCGGACTGTAGATCTCGGCCCGGGGTTGGAAGGCGGGGTCCCGCGTCAGGGTCGCGGTGAGCTCGAGGCTCGCCGCGTCGGGGTTGCCGAGCTGAAAGAGGAGCCAGGCCGCGGTCACCCGCAGGCGGGAGCGCTCCGCCGCCTCGGGATGCTGCGCGGCGAGCTCGCGGTAGAGCTCGAGCGCGCGCGCGAGATCGCCGTCGGTGAAGGCCTGCTCCGCCTCGCGCTCGCGCACCGCCAGTGGATCGGCCGCCGGTGCGCCTGCGCCGGCTGCAGTCGCCGCAGGATCCTGAGCGTCCCTCGTGGTCTCCTCCGGTGTGTCGAGCAGATCCTCGCTCACCAGCTCGCCGGACGCCGGGGCGGGAGCGCTCCGGGAGTCTTCCGGAGACTGCGCGTCCGACGGCGGCGGGTGGACGAAGAAGAGGAACGCGAGGAGCGGGGGCAGCAGGAGAGTCGACGGCGTGCGCATCGGGGGGGGCACCTGCGGCGACTCTAGCAGAGGGGAATCCAGCCCGGCCCGCCGCGAATCAGTTCGGCAGGATCGGTTTCTCGGCGAGCCGTTGCTGGCTCCGGCCGTCGAGGTCGAAAGTCAGGATCGACTCGCTCTCGCTGCGGATCTCGATGCTCTCCCTTCGCAGGACCGGAGAGGCCGGGTCCGGGGTGGCGACGATCTCGACGATGTGGGGGCCCGGCGCGAGCCAGCGCCCACGCAGCGGCGTCGCGACGGCGAGGGCGCCGTCCACGCGGACGAATGCCTGGCGAGCGTTGATATGCGGTTGTACGGTGAGCTTGCCCGGACGCTCGATCGGCGAGGTGATCCGCCGGTTCTCCCCCTCCCCGAGGCGCACAGTCAGCTCTTCGACGTGGGAGTAGACGGGACTCTCGATCGCGAACTTGAGCTTGTAGCTTCCCGCAGCAAGCTCGAGCCGGCGTTCGCGGTCGAGCGCCCAGACTTTTCCGCCGAGGCGCAGGCTCATGGCCGAATCCCAGGCCGGTGCGACGGTGAGCACCGCCGGCTTCGGAGCGGGCGGCGGCGGAGGCGGTGCCGTCTCCTCGGCGAGCGGCGCTGCGGAGTCGGCAGCTGCGAGGGCCGCGGCGCCAGCCGGGTTTCCCGGGTCCGCCGAACCGGCGGGGTCACCCGCGGTGTCGCCGGTCCGGGATTCCGGGAGTGGCGCAACTCCGGGGCTGGCTGCGGTGGCTGCGGTGGCTGCGGTGGCTACGGTGGCTGCGCTGGCCGCGGGCGCGCCAGGCGCCGGGTCGTCAGCAACTGGGGCGGCGGCGGGCCGGGCGGCGGACACCGGTCGAGCCTCTTCCAGGTAACGCCATCCTCCCCAGCCGGCGGCTGCCGCCAGGCCGAGGAACAAGAGGGTCTTGAGGAGTGACCTGCCGCCGCCGGAGCGCCGCTGGAAGGCGTGCGTGGCGAGACCGTCGCCGGGCGCCTGCGCCACGGCGTGGCGGGAATCGAGCTCGATGTCGCCGAGGCTCACCGGGCGGACCGGAGGGGCGCTGGGCAGTGCGACCGTCGGGGTCGCGAGCGTGGTCGCCGGTGACCTCGCCGCCTTCAGGGAGGCGGGTGCCAGAGCCGGGCTCTTTTCGCCAGCCGGATGCGGAGAACGAGCCGTGCGCGCCGTGAGCTGCGCCGTCGATTGGGTGTCGGCTTCAGCTTCCGGCCGGCGGTGGGCAAGCTTCTCGATGTCGTGCAGCAGGTCGGTGCAGTTGGCGTAGCGCTTCTCCGGCTCCTTCTCGAGGCAGCGTTGCACGATCCGCTCGAGCTCAGCCGGGCAGTCCGGCGCCTTCTCGGCGAGCGCCGGCGCCGGTTCGTTGAGGATCTTGTAGAAGACCGCGGAGATCTCCGCGCCCTGGAAAGGGCGCTCGAAGGCGAACAGCTCGTAGGCCAGAATGCCGAAGGAAAACAGATCGGTGCGGGCATCGAAGGCGCCGCCTCGGATCTGCTCGGGAGCGAGATAGGCGGCGGTGCCGAGGGTGATGCCGGCCTGGGTCAGCGACTCCTGATGCTGGGCGAGCTTGGCGATGCCGAAGTCCATGATCTTCGCGGTGTCATCCTCGAGAATCCGGATGTTCGCCGGTTTGATGTCGCGATGTACGACACCGCGCGAGTGCGCATACTGGAGGCCGCGGGCGATCTGCACCAGAAAGAGGAGCTTCTCCGGCAGGCTCAGGTGCTCGCGGCGTTTGATCTTGCGATCGAGGTCCTCGCCGGTCAGGTACTCCTGGACCAGATAAGGAACGCCCTCCTGGAATCCGAAGTCGTAGACCGTGACGATGTTGCGGTGGTGGAGATTGCCGGCGATCTCGGCCTCGCGCATGAAGCGCTCGCGGGTCTCCGTCTCCTCCGAGGTACAGGTCTTGATGGCGACGTGACGCTTGATGAAGGGGTCGTATGCCTTGTAGACGACTCCGAAGCCGCCAACACCTATCTTTTCAAGGACTTGATACTTGTCCAGAGTCTGCATGAGCGAGCCGAAATGCTAGCACGCCGGATGGCTCGTCAGGGCGGCACGGCGAGATGGGTGCTCAGGAACCCCCACAGCGCCGCGATCGCGGCCGTGCTGTCGGCGTTGGCGGCCGGATCGTCGGAGCGAAAGAGCGGCGAGCGCGTCGGATCCGCAAGCAGGCGCATCCGGGCCCGGTCTCGTCGCACCACCTCTGTCGCCGGATCGCCGAGGCGGGTGAGCCACCAGCTGCGCGCCGGCTCGACGAGCGCCGGAAGCTCGTCGTGCATCCGCAGTGGATCGGAATCGCCGCCGAGAGCGGCGACGGCAACGAAACGTCCGGGTCGCTCGACGAGCGCCGCCGCCGCAAGCCCCCCGGACCAGGGACCCTCGCCCAGCACCGCGATGCGCGCGGGATCGGCGCCGCGGAGCGCGAGCTCGGCGCGGGCGGCGTCGAGGTCCTCGAGCCCGGCGTCGACGAGGCGTCCGTCGGCGGCGTGGCGAAATCGCTTTCCGAAGCCCAGGGAGCCGCGCAAGCGGAGCCGCACGACGGCGACACCACGATTGGCGAGGAACTGCAGGAAGGGATGGAACTCCATCCAGGTCGGCGGCAGGACGTCGTTCTCGAGCCAGATCAGCGCCGGCGGCGCGGCACCCGTGCGGCGTGGCCACCAGAGCTCGGCGGGGATCGGCGCTACGGACGACGCGCCGGCGACGCGCAGCTCGACCGGAATGGGGTCGACGAGATCGCCCGCCGCCAGTGCCGGCGCGAGACCGAAAGTGAGTGGCCGGGCCTCGGCGTCCGCGGCGAGGCGGTCGGCGAACAGCAGGTCGCGCGGCAATCGGGCGCTGGCGACCTCATAGAGGACGCCGCCCGATCGTCCGGCGGGCAGCGCGCGCGCCGGACGTGTGCCCTGCGGCAAGGGGAGAGGCCCGAGCTCCTCGCCGGTGGTGGAATCGAACAGGGCCGACTCGACGGCGCCGCGGCAACTCCACTGCAGGGCGTCGACGTTGCCGTCCGGACTGACGTCGAGGCGCAGTGCCTCGCATCCCGGGCGCGCCCGGCGCGAGCGCTCGCCGGTGTCGGGATCGAGGATCTCGAGCTGCAGCGTGTCGCCGCCCTCGTCCGTGAAGAGGTAGAGCCGTTTGCCGTCCGCCGAGAAGCGCTGGGGCAGGAAGCGACCATCGCGATCGAGCGGCAAGAGGAGCCGGGTTTCACCGCGGGCACGGTCGTGCAGGAGAACCTCGGTCGTGTCCGGATCGAGCTCGCGGAGCAGGGCGATACGATCGCCGCGCGGCGCGACTGCCGCGACTCGGAATCCGTCCGGCGGAACGAAGAGGGTTGTCGGAGGCGGGGGAGGGAGCTCGAAACGCGACGAGAGGTCACGTGCCGCGAGGAGATCCGCGACGGCAGGGGAGTCGACCGGGGTGGGCCGGCTGGCGAGGAACCCTGCGAGCTCGAAGGTGCGCGGCGGCATCGCCGACGCCGGGGGCGCATTGCGTGGGCTGCCGGCCTTGCTGCAGCCGGCGATGACGATCCCGATGGCTGCGCAGCAGACGACCAGGCCGCAGCCGGCGTGTCGATATACTGCCCTCATGAGTGACCGCAAGTACAAACAGAGCGGGTATCAGGACTCCGGTTCATCGCCGCGGGACTCCTCGCGCCGCGAAGGCGACCGGCCCTCCGGCACGCCTCGGGCACCGGGGGGAGGGCGGGATGCGCGCGACGCTCCGCGTGGCCGCGGTCTCGGCGCACCGACGGCGACCGCCTTTCGCTGCGCCAGCTGCGGCGAGCTCCAGAGCGTCGGCACCGCCGCGGGCCTCGCGGCGCGCTGCACAGGCTGTGGAGCCGACCTGCACACCTGCACCCACTGCACTCACTTCGACCCCGGGGCCGCGGCCCAGTGTCGCCAGCCGGGCGTGATCCTGGTCGCGAAAAAGTCGAAGGCGAACAGTTGCCCGGAGTTCGAGCCGCGGGAGCGCCAGGAGTTTGCCGCCGAGAAGCCGGCGCCCGCCGCGAAAGACCCGCGGGCCGCCTTCGACGCGCTCTTCAAGTAGGCCGGGCAGGACGCACACCGTTACGATCAGCCTCCGATGTACGACATTTCGACGCGGCGGGGCAGTCCCGGCGTCGCCTGCGAGCGCAGCTCCGAGTAGCGGTCGTCGCGTGACCGCCAGAGCGCAGCGATGGCGCCGGCGAGCGCTTCGTCGCTGGCTCCGGAGCGCAGCGGGGTCTTGATGTCGGTGCCCTGGGCGGCGAAGAGGCAGGTGAAGATCCTGCCATCGGCCGAAAGCCGCGCGCGCACGCAATCGCCGCAGAAGGGCTGCGAGACCGAGGAGATGAGCCCGATCTCTCCCGAGCCGTCGCGATAGCGGTAACGCCTGGCAACCTCGCCCCGCGTCCGGGGTGCGATGGGGTCGAGCTCGCTCCCGGCGCCGGCGACGATTCGCCGGAGGATCTCCGCGGCGGGCACGACGTCCTGGAGCCGCCAGCCGTTCGACTCGCCGACGTCCATGTACTCGATGAACCGCAGCACGTGGCCGCTGCCGCGGAACTTCCGCACCAGGTCGGGGATCCCGTCCTCGTTGACGCCGCGGCGCACGACTGCGTTCACCTTGATCGTCCCGAAACCGGCCGCCGCCGCTGCGGCGATCCCGTCGAGGACCTCTCCGGGGCCGTAGTCGGCGTCGTTCATGCGCCGGAAGACGAGCGGGTCGAGCGTATCCAGGCTGACAGTGAGCCTCGTCAGGCCGGCCTCCTTGAGGGCCGTGGCCTGGGCTCCGAGCAGCGAGCCGTTGGTGGTGAGCGCGATCGGTACGCCGAGACGTGCCAGACGCCGGATGAGCTCGGGGAGGTCGCGCCGCAGGAGCGGCTCGCCGCCGGTCAGCCGGAGCTTGCGCACCCCGAGTCCGACGAAGATCCGGGCCAGCCGCTCGATCTCCTCGAAGGTCAGCAGCTCGGCGCGCGCCAGGAACGGATGATCCGCACCGTAAACGGCGCGCGGCATGCAGTAGACGCAGCGGAAGTTGCAGCGGTCGGTGACCGAGATGCGCAGGTCGCCGAGCGGACGCCCCATCAGGTCGTTGGGCGGATCGTGCAACAGCGGCAGCAGGGGCGAACCGGACACGCGGCCGATTCTACGCTCTGCCGGCCGCATCGCTCACTCCTGCCGGGACCGGTCTGGATGGAAGCGCGAGCTCCGCGAGCTCGCCGGCGCAACTCCTACGCCGGACTCTGGAATGTCGCCGGCAGCCGCGCCGTGGCCGCCGCGAGCTCGCGCATCCGGCCCGGCAGCTCCTCGGGCACATCCTGGTGGCGGACGCGCCAGCACCAGTTGCCGCCCTCCTGCCCGGGCCTGTTCATGCGCGCGGCGCCGTCCAGGTTCAGCACGTCCTGCAGCGGCAGGATCGCGAGCTCGGCGACCGAGCCGTAGGCGGCGCGAATCATCGCCGTCGTGATGGACTCCGGCGTCGCCCCGAGATAGGTCAGCACGCGATGGCGCTCGTCTTCGCCGAGACCGGCAAACCAGCCGCGCGTGGTGTCGTTGTCGTGGGTTCCGGTGTAGACCGCCGCGCGTGGCTCATGACGATGGGGGCTGTGGTCGCTGTCCACCGTGCCGAAGCCGAACTGCAGGACGCGCATGCCGGGCAGATCGAGCCGGCTGCGCAGCGCATGCACGCGCGCATCGATCTCGCCGAGATCCTCGGCCAGCAGGGGGAGGCCTCCCAGGGCGGACCGGACCGCCCGAAAGAAAGACTCTCCCGGGCCCTTCACCCACTTGCCGTGGCGCGCCGTCTTGTGGCGCTGGGGGATCTTCCAGTAGGCCACGAAGCCCCTGAAATGGTCGAGCCGCAGGACATGGGCGAACTCGAGCTGCGCCCGCAAGCGCGAGATCCACCAGCGGAAGCCGTCGGCCTGCATCACGTCCCAGCGGTAGAGCGGATTCCCCCAACGCTGGCCGTCGGCGCTGAAGTAGTCGGGCGGAACGCCGGCGACGGCGCGCAGCCGCCCGTCTCCGGCCAGGTCGAAGAGGGCGCTGTTCGCCCAGGTGTCGGCGCTGTCGGGGGCGACGTAGATCGGTACGTCCCCGAGAATGCGGATGCCCCGGCTCTCGGCGGCGAGGCGCACGGCCGCCCATTGGCGGAAGAAGAGAAACTGGCAGAAGACCGCGAATCGCAGTTCGACGGCGACCTCGGCCGAGCGACGGGCGAGCGCTTCGGGCTCCCGGTGCCGCAGGCCGGGCTCCCAGTCGAGCCACGAGGCGCCGGCGTGATCGCGTTTCAAGGCGGCGTAGAGCGCCCAGTCGTCGAGCCAGACCGCGCGGCGCTCGGGCGTAGCGAACCTCTCGAGCTCCACAGCGAGCGCCGGGAGCTCGCCGGAGTCGAAGCGCTCGAACGCCTGACGGAGAAGGCTCTCCTTGCAGAGGACCGCAGCGCTGTAGTCCACCGCGGCGCCGCTTTCGGGGTCCACGCCGGTCGCCGCGCTCGGCCCGCTCGCCCCGGGAGCCTCCTCCCAGGGCTGAAGGGCCTCTGGCGGGAGCAGTCCGTCGGCCACCAGCGCCTCGGGAGAGATCAGCAGAGGGTTGCCGGCGAAAGCCGAGAGCGAATTGTAGGGCGAGTCTCCCATCCCGGTCGGGCCGAGCGGCAGGACCTGCCAGACCGTGAAGCCGGCGCCGACCATCCAGTCGAGCATCGCCAGGGCGGACGGGCCTAGGTCGCCGATCGGGAAACGGCCGGGAAGACTCGTCGGATGCAGAAGCAGGCCCGCGGCGCGCGCCCGTCGGGCGGCAACTCGGGCCTCTCCCTTGCGGCTCACTCGCGCTCGAGGTAGGTGTAGCCCGAGAGACCCTGTTCGTAGACGCGCAGGAGGTTGCGCGACTCCTCGAGGGTGATCCGCTTGCCGCGCAAGGCGATCTCCGAGAAGCGGCGGACGTTCGCCACGAGGTCCTCGCGGTCGTAGCTCACGTACTTGAGGACGTCCGCCACGGTGTCGCCGGCGAGGACGTGGTCGATGTGGTACGCGCCCTCTTCGCTGAGCGAGACGTGCAGTGTGTTGGTGTCGCCGAAGAGGTTGTGCAGGTCGCCCAGGATCTCCTGGTAGGCACCGACCAGGAAGACGCCGAGGCAGTAGAGGTCGTCGCCCACCGGGTGAAGCTCGAGCACGTCCTTGACGTCCCGGCGGTCGATGAAGTGATCGATCTTGCCGTCGGAGTCGCAGGTGATGTCGGCGAGCACGCCGCGCCGCACCGGTTCCTCGTTGAGGCGGTGGATCGGCACGATCGGAAAGAGCTGATCGATCGCCCAGGAGTCAGGGAGCGACTGGAAGATCGAGAAGTTGCAGAAATAGGTATCGGCGAGCGCCCGCTCGAGACCGGCGAGCTCCTCCGGAATCTCGGGCAGCTCGCGCACCAGGCGCAGGATCTTGAGCGCGATGGCCCAGAAGATGTCCTCGGCGAGTACCCGCTGCACCAGCGTGACGTGGTTCAGGCTGAAGAGACTGAGCACCTCGTCGCGATAGCCCGCGGCATCGTGGTAGGCCTCGAGCAGGTTCTTGCGCGACACCTCGCGATAGGTGTCGAGCAGGTAGCGGACCGGGCCGGGGGTGCCTTCCGGCAGCGCCTCGGGCAGCGTTCCGACCGTGAACTCGCCGACACCCAGAACGTCCACGATCAGGGCGGCATGGTGGGCCACGAGCGCGCGCCCCGATTCGGAGACCAGGATCGGGTGCGGCACGTTGTCGGCGTCACAGAGCTCCATGGTGCCGAAGACGATGTCGTTGGCGTACTCCTGCATCGTGTAGTTCATCGACGACGAGAAATTCGTCTGCGAGCCGTCGTAGTCGATGCCGAGACCGCCGCCGACGTCGAGGTAGCGCAGCGGCGCGCCGAGCTTCGAGAGCTCGACGTAGGTCCGCCCGGCCTCGCGCAGCGCCTCCTTGACGTTGCGGATGGAGGAGATCTGGCTGCCCAGGTGAAAGTGGAGAAGCTCGAGGCAGTCGAGGAGGTTCTTCTCGCGCAGGAACTTCATCGCCTGGAACAGGCCGCGCGCGCCGAGACCGAACTTCGAGCGGTCTCCCGCCGAGGCCTCCCAATGACCGGCGCCGCGCGCCGAGAGGCGCGCCCGGACGCCGATCGCCGGCTTGACGCCGGTGCGCTCGGCGACCTCGGCGATGAGCTCGAGCTCGGAGAACTTCTCGACCACCAGGATCACGTGCCGCCCGAGCTTCGACCCGAGGAGAGCGGTCTCGATGTACTCCTCGTCCTTGTAGCCGTTGCAGATGACCAGGGCTTCCTCGTCCTCGAGCATTCCGAGGACGGCCAGAAGCTCGGGCTTCGAGCCGGCCTCGAGCCCGAAGTGGTAGGGCCTTCCGGCCTCGAGCAGCCGCTCGACGACGTATTTCTCCTGGTTCACCTTGATCGGGAAGACCCCGCGATAGGTCGCCTGATAGCCGTACTCGGAGATGGCGCGCAGAAAGGCCTCGTTGAGCTCGACGACGCGGGCCTTGAGGATCTGTGAAAAGCGGATCAGCAGCGGCGCGCCGATGCCGCGCTGCCGGACCTCGTCGACGAGCTCCTTCATGTCGACGGCCGGGGCGCCTGGCCCGCCCGGTTGAACGACGAGGTTGCCCTTCTCGTTGGCGGAGAAGTAGCCGTTGCCCCACTGCCGGATGTTGTAGAGGTCGAGAGCGTCCTCGGTCGTCCATTTACGATGATTCAGAGTGGTCAATCCCCTTCTCCCTCGCGCTTCTGGAGCGGAAGTCCGGCCGGATGGCCGAGGAAACTTTAGCATCTTCTTTTCGTTGCTTCGCGGGAAAACTTTGACTGCGGCTGCGCCGCCCGCGGGTTAGGGAGTGGCGATCCGCACGGTGACGTCGCCGGTCGCCGGCGCGACCACCATCGCCGACGCGACGAAGCGGATCGGCGCCGCATCGAACAGGACGCGGAAGGGCGCCGGACGAAGTTGGAGATTGCGGAAGAGGTCGGAGAGCGGTCGCAGGCGCGACGCTTCGGCGCCGACCTCCATCACCGCCGAACCGACGTAGCTGCCGGCCGCGTCCTCGAGGTCGAAGCGCACCGAGCCGGCGACGCCGTCGGGACTCGTGACCTCGAGCGTCGCGGGCGTGGCGGAGCTGTGCTGGAGGGCGAGGATCTGCTTCGCTGCCGAGCTCCAGCTTGCTTCCCGGATTGCGGTGACGGTGGCGCCGTCGCTGCCGTCGGGATCGGTGACCGCCCGCACCAGCGACCGGGCGGAAAGAAAGGCCGTCGAACTCTGGGGAAAGGCATAAAAGGTGATCCGCAGCGCGCCCCGCCCGGCGCCGACTCCGAACGCCGAAGAGAGAACCTCCGGCAGGTTCGTCGAGCTCTGAGGCGGGAGATTGAAGCGGCGGACCGGCGGCGGTGTGTCGTAGACGACCTCGGGCAGGAAGAGGACCTCGGCGACGGCGAAGTCGGAGCTCGCGTTCACGAGCGTGAGGTCGGTAAGGATCTGCCCGTCGTTGGATTCGACGACCAGCGGGAGAATCGAGGACTCGGTCTCCCAGCCCGGCTCGGCGCCCGAGACGACGATCTGGACGGAGTCCTGGGCGACGCCGCCCGCGGCCGTCACGCCCCGCACGGTGACGGTGTAGGTCCCGGGGTGGAGGAAGATGTAGAAGACGGAGTGGTCGGCGGGCGGGGGAGTCTCGGCGAAGCCGCCGTCGCCGAAGTCCCATTCGATGTGCACGAAGCGCTCGATGGCGGCGCCGTCGACGCCGAACGCGGTGAGCTGGCCGGCCCCGACTGGGCCCGGCGGCGGGAGGATCTCGATGTCGGCGCTTTCGAGCAATGGCAGCAGGGTCTCGAGAAAGAGACCCGCGATCTCGATGTAGCCGTCGGTGTTCGGGTGCCCGACGATGTCCTCGACTTCCGGGTTGTAGTAGTAGTAATTCTCGAAGACGTCGGGCAGGCTTTCGAAGAGGGTGAACTGATCGGCGACTGCGCGGTGGAACTCCTCGCCCATCTCCCGGAGCCGCTGCGCGAGCGCCGCAGTGGCGGCGTTCGAGGCGTCGGCGGGAGCGGTCGGAATCCGCGGAATGACCGTGGCGTGGACGGCGATGATGTCGAGCGCCTCGGCGCGGGCAGCCATCTCGCCGAGGTTGAAGGCGACGGTCTCGACGCTCGCGCGCCGCGAGATGTCGTTCGTGCCCTCCATCAGCAGGAGGTAGTCGCCGCCTCCGGCGAGCACGGAGTCGATCCGCGACAGGCCGCTCGACGTCGTCTCGCCACCCACCCCGTGGTTCTCGACGAAAGCGTCATACCCCCGCTGGCGCAGCCAGCGCTCGAGGCGGGTGGGATAGCCGCCCCCCTGGCTCGAGGTGTCGCCGTAACCTTCGGTGATGCTGTCGCCGAACGCCAGGAGGACGAGCTCCTGGCCGGGCGCCGCCCCGGCCAGGGGCACCGCGACGGCAAGCGCGAGCAGCAAAGAGGGGAGGATTCGACGGGACATGGATGGGGGAGGCCCGGAATCCGGGCGGTCAAGTCTAGAAACTGCGCCGATCCCTGTCAACGAAGCGGGCGCAGCGCGCGCCAACCGAACGCCGGCCGGCCGGAGCGCGCTAGAATCATCTGCCTGTGGAGACACCGACCCCGAGCGACCTTCCTCCCGGCATCACCGGCGAAGAAGCCGCCGCGATCCGCGCCGCGGTGGCGGAGGCCGAAGGCCTCACCGGCGGCGAGATCGTGGCCCTCGTGCTGGCGAGCGCGGACGACTACCAGGTCGCCTTCTGGAAGGGAGCCGCGCTCTGCGGTTTCGCGGCTGCGGCGGTCGCCGCCGCGATCGACCAGGTCCGCCCGCTGTGGATCTCCCGGCCCTTCTGGATGTTGCTGATCGTGGGCTGCGGGCTGCTCGCCGGCGCGCTGGCTACCCGTGTCGTCCCCCCGTTCAGGCGCTGGCTATGCGGCGCGGCTCTCATGGACCGCCGGCTGCAGCAGCGCGCCCGGGAAGCCTTTCTCGTGCACTCGGTCTTCACCACCCGCGACCGGACCGGGATTCTCATTGCGGTCTCGGCGTTCGAACGCCGGGTCGTCGTCCTCGCCGACGAGGGGATTCACTCGGTGGTTCCAGCCGGCACCTGGGAGGCGCTGGCGCGCGAAACCGCTGCCACGGTGCGGGAGTCCGGACCGGGCGCCGGTCTGCTCTCCGCAGTACGCAAGGCTGGAGGCATCCTCCGGCATCACGGTCTGATTCGTCGCACCGACGACGACAACGAGCTCCCGGACAGTGTCCGTGGGGACTTTCAATAGCCCGAGTGCGCCGGCCCCCCGAGGTCCTCTCGGGCTCCCCGGCACGTGTTAATCTGCCTGCTCTCCGTTTTTCGAAGTCTCAAGTTTCCAGACTCAAGCCAAGGAGCCGAAATCATGAACCAGCCCCTCACTCCAGAAACGGCCCCGAAGAAGGGTATGTCGACGGTTGTCAAAGTCCTGCTCGGATGTGGTGTCGGCCTGCTGCTGCTCTTCGGTAGCTGTGTCGTCGTGACGGGCTATTTCGCCAAGAAGACGCTTGGAGGCATCACCGACTTCGCCAAAGAACTGGAATCGAATCCCGATGCCGCGGCAGTGAAGGCGGCGGCGATGGCCCTGCGCCTGAATCCGGAGCTCGAGGTCCTGTCGTCCGATCCCGCTGCCGGCACCATCACGGTGCGCGAGAAGAAGACCGGCAAAGAGATCACCTTCAACCTCGAGGACATCAAGGCAGGCAAGTTCTCGATCACCCAGGACGGCGAGACGACGAACATCGACGTCGACGCTTCGCAGGAAAACGGCGGTCAGATGAAGGTCGTCACCGACCAGGGCACAGCGGTCTTCGGCGCCGGGGCGCAGGAGTTGCCGTCCTGGATCCCGATCTACCCCGGTGGCCGCTCCGAGGGCATGGCGAACATCGAAGCCCAGGGTGAGAAGACCGGCACCTTCACGCTGCGTACGGCCGACGCGCCGGACGTCGTGATCGCTCTCTTCAAGGCGAAGCTCGAGGAGTCGGGCTTCACGGTGGAGACGGCGAGCCTGAGCTTCAACGGTGCGCCGAGCGGCACGCTCAACGCCACGGCCGACAAGCGCCAGCTCTCGATTACCGCCGCCGCCCAGGACGGCGAAACCCAGGCCCTCGTGTCGTACAACGAGAAGCCCTGAGCCGCGAGCCCTGAGCCTCTTCGCACGACAGACCAGCGGCTCGGTCGTCTGCGCCTCCTGCGGGCGACTGGTCGGGGTCAAGGACGAACGCTGCTTCCACTGCGGCAAGCGCAACCCTTCGCTCTGGGGGTTCGCGCCGCTGCTGCGGCGCCTCGGCGCCGACCTCGGATTCGTCCGCCTGCTCATCGGCGGCTGCTCGATCCTCTACATCGTGAGCGTGGTCCTCTCGCCGGGTGCCCTGAGCCCGAAGGGCGGGCTGATGCAGCTCTTCGCGCCCGACACCCGCACCCTCTTTCTGCTCGGGGCGAGCGGTGCCCTGCCGGTCTTCAGCCTCGGGCACGTCTGGACGGTCTTGAGTGCCTCGTGGCTGCATGGCGGCATCCTGCACATTCTCTTCAACATGATGTGGGTGCGGCAGCTCGCCGGCCCGGTGGCCGAGCTCTACGGCGCCGGCCGGATGATTCTCGTCTGGACGGCGGCGTCGATCGTCGGATTCGGCCTGAGCTCCGCCGCCGGCGCTTTCCTGCCGGCGATCCCCTTCCTGAGCTC
The nucleotide sequence above comes from Thermoanaerobaculia bacterium. Encoded proteins:
- the moaA gene encoding GTP 3',8-cyclase MoaA — its product is MRPAERRIGRVSGSPLLPLLHDPPNDLMGRPLGDLRISVTDRCNFRCVYCMPRAVYGADHPFLARAELLTFEEIERLARIFVGLGVRKLRLTGGEPLLRRDLPELIRRLARLGVPIALTTNGSLLGAQATALKEAGLTRLTVSLDTLDPLVFRRMNDADYGPGEVLDGIAAAAAAGFGTIKVNAVVRRGVNEDGIPDLVRKFRGSGHVLRFIEYMDVGESNGWRLQDVVPAAEILRRIVAGAGSELDPIAPRTRGEVARRYRYRDGSGEIGLISSVSQPFCGDCVRARLSADGRIFTCLFAAQGTDIKTPLRSGASDEALAGAIAALWRSRDDRYSELRSQATPGLPRRVEMSYIGG
- a CDS encoding serine/threonine protein kinase; protein product: MQTLDKYQVLEKIGVGGFGVVYKAYDPFIKRHVAIKTCTSEETETRERFMREAEIAGNLHHRNIVTVYDFGFQEGVPYLVQEYLTGEDLDRKIKRREHLSLPEKLLFLVQIARGLQYAHSRGVVHRDIKPANIRILEDDTAKIMDFGIAKLAQHQESLTQAGITLGTAAYLAPEQIRGGAFDARTDLFSFGILAYELFAFERPFQGAEISAVFYKILNEPAPALAEKAPDCPAELERIVQRCLEKEPEKRYANCTDLLHDIEKLAHRRPEAEADTQSTAQLTARTARSPHPAGEKSPALAPASLKAARSPATTLATPTVALPSAPPVRPVSLGDIELDSRHAVAQAPGDGLATHAFQRRSGGGRSLLKTLLFLGLAAAAGWGGWRYLEEARPVSAARPAAAPVADDPAPGAPAASAATVATAATAATAASPGVAPLPESRTGDTAGDPAGSADPGNPAGAAALAAADSAAPLAEETAPPPPPPAPKPAVLTVAPAWDSAMSLRLGGKVWALDRERRLELAAGSYKLKFAIESPVYSHVEELTVRLGEGENRRITSPIERPGKLTVQPHINARQAFVRVDGALAVATPLRGRWLAPGPHIVEIVATPDPASPVLRRESIEIRSESESILTFDLDGRSQQRLAEKPILPN
- the malQ gene encoding 4-alpha-glucanotransferase → MSRKGEARVAARRARAAGLLLHPTSLPGRFPIGDLGPSALAMLDWMVGAGFTVWQVLPLGPTGMGDSPYNSLSAFAGNPLLISPEALVADGLLPPEALQPWEEAPGASGPSAATGVDPESGAAVDYSAAVLCKESLLRQAFERFDSGELPALAVELERFATPERRAVWLDDWALYAALKRDHAGASWLDWEPGLRHREPEALARRSAEVAVELRFAVFCQFLFFRQWAAVRLAAESRGIRILGDVPIYVAPDSADTWANSALFDLAGDGRLRAVAGVPPDYFSADGQRWGNPLYRWDVMQADGFRWWISRLRAQLEFAHVLRLDHFRGFVAYWKIPQRHKTARHGKWVKGPGESFFRAVRSALGGLPLLAEDLGEIDARVHALRSRLDLPGMRVLQFGFGTVDSDHSPHRHEPRAAVYTGTHDNDTTRGWFAGLGEDERHRVLTYLGATPESITTAMIRAAYGSVAELAILPLQDVLNLDGAARMNRPGQEGGNWCWRVRHQDVPEELPGRMRELAAATARLPATFQSPA
- a CDS encoding prolyl oligopeptidase family serine peptidase, with the translated sequence MRAVYRHAGCGLVVCCAAIGIVIAGCSKAGSPRNAPPASAMPPRTFELAGFLASRPTPVDSPAVADLLAARDLSSRFELPPPPPTTLFVPPDGFRVAAVAPRGDRIALLRELDPDTTEVLLHDRARGETRLLLPLDRDGRFLPQRFSADGKRLYLFTDEGGDTLQLEILDPDTGERSRRARPGCEALRLDVSPDGNVDALQWSCRGAVESALFDSTTGEELGPLPLPQGTRPARALPAGRSGGVLYEVASARLPRDLLFADRLAADAEARPLTFGLAPALAAGDLVDPIPVELRVAGASSVAPIPAELWWPRRTGAAPPALIWLENDVLPPTWMEFHPFLQFLANRGVAVVRLRLRGSLGFGKRFRHAADGRLVDAGLEDLDAARAELALRGADPARIAVLGEGPWSGGLAAAALVERPGRFVAVAALGGDSDPLRMHDELPALVEPARSWWLTRLGDPATEVVRRDRARMRLLADPTRSPLFRSDDPAANADSTAAIAALWGFLSTHLAVPP